In Arthrobacter citreus, a genomic segment contains:
- a CDS encoding Maf family protein gives MTDLNLILASASPARTKLLTNAGIAHSVLVSDVDEDAVTARYGLTDPHDTALLLARAKAEAVASLPEADGALVIGCDSVFEFDGEAHGKPWEPEVARERIRRMSGHVGVLHTGHWLVDCRDTDDDGSGATLGGVSSASVHFAKLTDEEIDAYVATGEPLQVAGSFTIDSLGGAFIEKVDGDPHAVVGLSVSMLRELLASAGVKITDLWDR, from the coding sequence GTGACTGACCTGAACCTGATCCTCGCTTCCGCCTCCCCCGCCCGCACCAAGTTGCTGACCAACGCGGGAATCGCCCATTCCGTGCTCGTGTCCGACGTCGACGAAGACGCCGTGACCGCCCGCTACGGCCTGACCGATCCGCACGACACCGCCCTGCTGCTCGCCCGTGCCAAGGCCGAAGCGGTGGCCTCACTGCCCGAGGCTGACGGCGCCCTGGTCATCGGCTGCGACTCGGTCTTCGAGTTCGACGGCGAGGCGCACGGCAAGCCGTGGGAGCCCGAAGTTGCCCGTGAACGGATCCGCCGGATGAGCGGCCACGTGGGCGTGCTGCACACCGGCCACTGGCTGGTGGACTGCCGGGATACCGACGACGACGGGTCGGGTGCAACGCTCGGCGGCGTCAGCTCCGCGTCGGTCCACTTTGCGAAGCTGACCGACGAGGAAATCGATGCCTATGTTGCAACCGGCGAGCCGCTTCAGGTGGCCGGTTCCTTCACGATCGATTCCCTTGGCGGCGCCTTCATCGAGAAGGTCGACGGTGATCCGCATGCCGTCGTCGGGCTCTCCGTGTCGATGCTCCGCGAGCTGCTCGCCAGTGCCGGTGTGAAGATCACGGACCTCTGGGACCGGTAA
- a CDS encoding dicarboxylate/amino acid:cation symporter — protein MTSQTSSPKTFTGRRLPRWATAFGPQIIAALVAGLLLGLLAKSMGTVGDGEPNWLTTTLNTIGTSYVSLLKAAVVPLIFTAVVSSIANLRAVSNAARLAWQTLLWFAITALISVVIGILLGVILQPGNTSNVPEKEFTGSQGSWVGFLTGLVPGNFLGLGASSKVAESGDVSTSISFNVLQILVIAIAVGIAALKVGKPAEPFLALNASALAVIQKVLWWIIRLAPVGTIGLIGTAVATYGWDTIGSLGMFAVTIYIGLFLVLFVVYPVLIKAHGLSVRQWFSGAWPAIQLAFVSRSSVGTLPLTQRVTERNLGVSRAYASFAVPLGATTKMDGCASIYPAVSAIFVAQFFGIDLGFTDYLLIALVSVLGSAATAGTTGAVVMLTLTLSTLGLPLAGVGLLLAIDPILDMGRTAVNVAGQTVVPAIVAKRNGLLDLAMYNAKRNGDPFADDSSEVEVPVLVPAGASARAEGAEGAATDGTTTAAADGTPVAGINRPGADGGARATDAAPSSSNKR, from the coding sequence GTGACCTCACAGACTTCCTCCCCCAAGACCTTCACCGGCCGCAGGCTGCCCCGGTGGGCTACTGCCTTCGGACCGCAGATCATTGCCGCCCTCGTGGCGGGCCTGCTGCTGGGCCTGTTGGCCAAGAGCATGGGTACTGTCGGCGACGGCGAGCCCAACTGGCTGACCACCACCCTGAACACCATCGGCACGAGCTACGTCTCGCTGCTGAAGGCCGCCGTCGTACCCCTGATCTTCACCGCCGTAGTCAGCTCCATTGCCAACCTGCGCGCCGTCTCCAACGCCGCACGGCTGGCATGGCAGACCCTGCTCTGGTTCGCGATCACGGCTCTGATCAGTGTGGTCATCGGCATCCTGCTGGGCGTCATCCTGCAGCCGGGCAACACCTCAAACGTTCCTGAGAAGGAATTTACGGGCAGCCAGGGCAGCTGGGTAGGATTCCTCACCGGTCTGGTGCCGGGCAACTTCCTCGGCCTGGGCGCCAGCTCCAAGGTTGCCGAGAGCGGTGATGTCAGCACCAGCATCAGCTTCAATGTGCTCCAGATCCTGGTCATCGCCATCGCCGTCGGCATTGCCGCCCTGAAGGTGGGCAAGCCCGCTGAACCGTTCCTGGCCCTGAATGCGTCGGCTCTGGCCGTCATCCAGAAGGTTCTGTGGTGGATCATCCGCCTCGCCCCGGTGGGCACCATCGGCCTGATCGGCACCGCCGTGGCCACCTACGGCTGGGACACCATCGGTTCGCTGGGCATGTTTGCCGTGACCATCTACATCGGCCTGTTCCTGGTCCTGTTTGTTGTCTACCCGGTCCTGATCAAGGCGCACGGCCTGTCCGTCCGCCAGTGGTTCTCCGGCGCCTGGCCCGCCATCCAGCTGGCCTTCGTCTCCCGCTCCTCGGTGGGAACCCTGCCGCTGACCCAGCGGGTCACGGAGCGCAACCTCGGCGTCTCCCGCGCCTACGCCTCCTTCGCCGTGCCGCTGGGCGCCACCACCAAGATGGACGGCTGCGCCTCGATCTACCCGGCCGTCTCCGCGATCTTCGTGGCACAGTTCTTCGGCATCGATCTGGGCTTCACCGATTACCTGCTGATCGCCCTCGTGTCGGTGCTGGGCTCGGCCGCAACCGCCGGAACCACCGGCGCCGTCGTCATGCTGACCCTGACGCTGTCCACCCTGGGCCTGCCGCTGGCCGGCGTGGGCCTGCTGCTCGCCATCGACCCGATCCTGGACATGGGCCGCACCGCGGTCAACGTGGCCGGACAGACCGTGGTCCCGGCGATCGTCGCCAAGCGCAACGGCCTGCTGGACCTGGCCATGTACAACGCCAAGCGCAACGGCGATCCGTTCGCCGACGACTCCTCCGAGGTTGAGGTGCCGGTGCTGGTTCCGGCCGGCGCTTCGGCTCGTGCCGAGGGTGCCGAGGGTGCCGCTACGGATGGAACGACTACCGCCGCTGCTGACGGAACTCCTGTCGCTGGCATCAACCGTCCGGGAGCAGACGGAGGCGCGCGCGCAACCGATGCGGCGCCGTCGTCTTCCAACAAGCGCTAA